One Trichormus variabilis 0441 genomic window, TATAGTGCGCGGCGGGGGTTCAAGCCTTCCTTGATGTCTATACGTACAGACTGTATATCTTGTATACGGCTGCCAATTTCAATCTTACGGTTTTTACCAGGAAATCCCCAACGAAATATTTTAATATTCCCAGTTTCTCGATTGAAATCGTTGTAGCCGCCGCCTAAGTCCCAGAGGATAGCTAGCCACAAGTACGACGCTAAAAGCAAGCCAGCAGTACCATATAGACCCATTACCAAACCTTGAGGTACAAATATCAGTTGAGTTGGGTCGGTAACTATGAGTAAATTAACTTTTAAGTAACTGGATATGCCTGCCAAAAGAAAGCCCGATGCTCCCAACGTCACAATACTTGCCCACCAGTAGTTACTGAACCGACGAGAACCGAGAACTTTTTGATGGAGGACGCTGGAAGCGGAACTGTCACCGTTAGGTGAATCACCTTTGTTAATTGTTGTTGATGCCGTCATGGAAATATCTTGGCCTGTGAGTTCTTCCCTTTTAAGAGTCTGCCACCTGAACAGGATGTCTTGCAAGCTCAAGAATTAGTTAGTTAAGGGTTAAAAGTTAAAGGTTAACTGTCAGCCGTCACTCATCCAATGTCAAGATTTCTGAGAAAAGTTGTGTCAGATTGTAAAATTTCTGATATTCATAGTATTTAATAGGTTCGTGTTTCATGGTTGATTCACATTAGATGGATTAAGCAAAAGCCGGACTAATATGGTAAGTTAAGAATCATTAAGTTACCACAAGCTAGGTGACTAGCTGATGGTGCGTGTAAAGACATATCTCTGAGAAAAGCCAATTTAACTAATTGGTCGGCTCTCAGGAACTCAGAAGTTTTAAGACAACTGAGAATGTCAAAAAAAACGTTATTTCCTCGCGGTAGTTGCCAGAAGTTGGGAAAACCAACGAAAGCACTGCTTAAAGACGTTGCAATTTTTAGTAAAAGAGGATTTTAGTTAAATGACCATCGCAGTAGGAAGGGCCCCCAGTAGAGGGTGGTTTGACGTACTAGACGACTGGTTAAAGCGCGATCGCTTCGTATTCGTAGGTTGGTCAGGGATATTATTATTTCCTTGCGCCTTCCTAGCACTAGGC contains:
- a CDS encoding photosystem I assembly protein Ycf4; translated protein: MTASTTINKGDSPNGDSSASSVLHQKVLGSRRFSNYWWASIVTLGASGFLLAGISSYLKVNLLIVTDPTQLIFVPQGLVMGLYGTAGLLLASYLWLAILWDLGGGYNDFNRETGNIKIFRWGFPGKNRKIEIGSRIQDIQSVRIDIKEGLNPRRALYLRVKGRRDIPLTRVGQPLSLAELETQGAQLARFLGVPLEGL